The segment CCGAGCCCTCGACCGCCAGCCTCACGCCGCCGTTCATGAAAAGGAGCGTCTTCGGCGGTGGCGAGAGGCTCTTCAGCGTCTTCACGAACGCGACCGTGAGCAGCCTCCCGAGATCGTCGTCGCCGTGGCCCACCGTGGCGGACGCGAAGAGCACCGCGACGTTCGCCGCCCCGCAGCAGGCCGGCGCCGCCGGAGGATCGCCGGGCGCCGCGGCCGCGCGCGCGTCCCGTTTCAGGATCACGCCGAAGTGGCCGCCGCGCTCCTCGAGCGCGACCTCGCAGCCGGTCATCCGCGCCATGCGCGCCACGTTCTCGGCTGACGCGTCGCTATCGACGAGCACCGTGATCTCCGCCGCGCCGGACTCGATGAGCGCCTTGCGCGCCCGCACCACCGGCTCCGGGCAGGCGAGGCCCCGGGCATCGATGATCTGCTGCTTCATGATGTCCACCTCCGAGCGAGGGATAGCATAGGACAGAAGGGACGGAAGGGACAGAAGGGACCGAAGGGGCGGTGGAACAAACCGCCCCTCGACCTCGTCTGTTCTCCAGGAGACTACGATGCCCGGACGCGCCATCACCCTCGCCCTCGCGCTGCTCGCCGTCGCGATTGCGCCGCTCGCGGTGCGGGGCGACGGGCCGAGCCCGTACCCGTGGCTCGAGGGCGCGCCCGGAGCGGACACGATCGCGACGCGGTTCGCGCCGCCCGAGGGCTCCGCACGGATCGCGGTTCCCGACGGGAGCTTCGGCGCGTGGCTGCGGAACCTCCCGCTCCTGCCCGGCAGGCCCGACGTGCTGCTCCACGACGGCACGCCCAAGGGGAACCAGCGCGCGCAGATCGCCGTCATCGACCTCGACGTCGGGAAGCGCGACCTGCAGCAGTGCGCCGACGCCGTGATCCGGCTGCGCGCGGAGTACCTGCGCCAAGCGGGCCGAGACCGCGACGTCTGCTTCCGCTTCACGAACGGCTCGCCGGCGTCCTGGTCGCGGTGGGCCGATGGGTATAGGCCCAGGAACGAGGGGAACCGGACGGCGTGGGCGAGGACCGCGAGGCCGGGCAGCGGCTACGCCTCGTTCCGCGGCTACCTGACCGCGGTCTTCCGGTAGGCGGGCACCGCGTCGCTCGAGCGGGAGCTCCGGCCCGTCGATCGCGTCGAGCCCGGCGACGTCTTCATCGAGGGCGGCTATCCGGGGCACGCCGTGATCGCGGTCGATGTCGTCGAGTCGCCGTCGGGCCGCGCCGTGCTCCTCGCCCAGAGCTACATGCCGGCGCAGCAGGTGCACGTGCTCGTGAACCCCGGCGATCCGGCGTCGAGCCCGTGGTACCGTTACGATCCGTCGTCGGCGCTGGAGACGCCCGAGTGGCGGTTCGACTCCGGCCGCGCCGCGCGGTTCTCGGATTCGGGCTGTCCGCTGCCACGCTGAAGCTCAGTCGTCCGGCTCGAACAGGTTGACGTCCACGACCCGCATGCGGGCCATGGCGAGGCGGTGCGCCTCCTCGACTTCCCCGACCGGGGCACCGCGCATGAGCTTGCGCAGCGCGCGTCTTTCCGCCGCCGCGCGGCGGAGCGCGTCCCGGCCGGTGGGATCGAGGTGGGCGAGCCGCTCGCTCCACGGGTTGTTGAGCGCCTTGCGCGACGCCTCGAGCGCCAGGGAGCGCCACCGCAGGAGCTCCTCCTGCGGGAGCGCGAGCCTGGACCGCTCGTCCACTCGGGAGATCGCCCGTTGCCAGGTGCCGCGCCTGAGGACGTCGAGCGTGTGTCGGTACAGCCGCGCGGAGACGCGGTTCGGGAACAGGGTCGGCGTGAGGTGCGCGGCGAGGAA is part of the Pseudomonadota bacterium genome and harbors:
- the yedF gene encoding sulfurtransferase-like selenium metabolism protein YedF, whose amino-acid sequence is MKQQIIDARGLACPEPVVRARKALIESGAAEITVLVDSDASAENVARMARMTGCEVALEERGGHFGVILKRDARAAAAPGDPPAAPACCGAANVAVLFASATVGHGDDDLGRLLTVAFVKTLKSLSPPPKTLLFMNGGVRLAVEGSELVGALAELEAEGAELLVCGTCLDFFRLKEKLRVGKVSNMFEIASRLVAADRVVRP